In Campylobacter vicugnae, a genomic segment contains:
- a CDS encoding M16 family metallopeptidase: MEKLNLKIANNDVTLIYEHSRELPIVGLKLVFKTAGTCVEKRYGVAKLAAELLSEGTKKLGSNEFNKALDMRAIMLSANAGFETFEIGLESLSEHFEYGFNMLLDLLADPNYDKNILKKLKTQALGIIASNSSDYDYQSSNALKEILYPNSRLAIPSIGTPQSIEEIELDDIKEFIRSNLNLENMFIVLGGDIDPINIKFDKLCEVLNSGKKKELNKITVSDSESLKIIDKPSQQAYIYFGSPLNYNIEDKYKLSVAMFILGSSGFGSRLMEEIRVKRGLAYSVYCSANLNLSYNALNGYLQTKNENKDEAIFLIKDEISKFVQNGATQKELEAARNFLLGSEPLSKETLFKRLSIAQKEYYYGYELGEFDLNLERIKSLELNILNEFISSLKDINRLSIACLYNESK; encoded by the coding sequence GTGGAAAAATTAAATTTAAAAATAGCCAATAATGATGTAACTTTAATCTACGAACATAGCCGTGAATTGCCTATTGTTGGCTTAAAGCTAGTATTTAAAACAGCTGGAACTTGCGTTGAAAAGAGATATGGAGTAGCCAAACTAGCTGCAGAGCTACTAAGCGAAGGAACAAAAAAGCTTGGTAGTAATGAGTTTAATAAAGCTCTTGATATGAGAGCTATTATGCTTAGCGCAAATGCTGGATTTGAGACATTTGAGATTGGGCTAGAGAGCTTAAGTGAGCATTTTGAATATGGTTTTAATATGCTTTTGGATTTGCTTGCTGATCCAAACTATGATAAAAATATCTTAAAAAAGCTAAAAACACAAGCTTTAGGCATAATTGCCTCTAATAGCAGCGATTATGACTATCAATCTAGCAACGCTTTAAAAGAGATATTGTATCCAAACTCACGCCTAGCTATACCAAGTATTGGAACTCCACAAAGTATAGAAGAGATTGAGCTCGATGATATTAAAGAGTTTATAAGATCAAATTTAAATCTTGAAAATATGTTTATTGTCTTAGGCGGAGATATAGATCCAATAAATATTAAATTTGATAAACTTTGTGAGGTATTAAATAGCGGTAAGAAAAAAGAGCTAAATAAAATCACAGTAAGTGATAGTGAGAGCTTAAAGATAATCGATAAACCAAGCCAACAAGCATATATATATTTTGGCTCACCATTAAACTATAATATAGAAGATAAATATAAGCTTAGTGTAGCGATGTTTATCTTAGGTAGTAGTGGTTTTGGTTCTAGATTAATGGAGGAAATCCGTGTAAAGCGAGGACTAGCATATAGCGTATATTGCTCAGCAAATTTAAATCTTAGCTATAACGCTTTAAATGGCTACTTGCAAACTAAAAATGAGAATAAAGATGAGGCGATATTTTTAATAAAAGATGAAATATCTAAATTTGTTCAAAATGGCGCAACGCAAAAAGAGCTTGAAGCTGCTAGAAATTTCTTGCTTGGCAGCGAACCTCTTAGTAAAGAGACGCTATTTAAGCGACTATCAATAGCACAAAAAGAGTACTATTATGGTTATGAACTTGGTGAGTTTGATTTGAATTTAGAGCGTATTAAGAGTTTAGAATTAAATATATTAAATGAGTTTATATCTAGCCTAAAAGATATAAATAGGCTTAGCATCGCTTGTTTGTATAATGAGTCAAAATAG
- the pyk gene encoding pyruvate kinase produces the protein MKRTKIVATIGPSSDSIDVIKSLIQEGVNVFRLNFSHGSHEYHKSTIDKIKEASNSLGIRVGILQDICGPKIRVGALKEPFELKAGDRLNVLKDSIIGHKNGEIYELSINQPQILSLLKEGEYIYLYDGMIKAKVVKCLPDMIETVIENDGILSSNKGVNFPNTKLNIDVITQKDRDDMLWGAQNGVDFVAISFVQNANDIINAKAILKEFGSSAKVFAKIEKFDAVENIDHIIEASDGIMVARGDLGIEVPYYKVPSIQKLIIKKANAANRPVITATQMMLSMAKSQSATRAEISDVANAVLDGTDAVMLSEESAVGINPVAVVKAMSATISQSESIYPYGKFDEFEFTDETDMVASASSHLAQRIGANAIISITSSGSSAIKMARNRPQMPIIAVTHDENVARSLTIVWGVTPSLVIPQNQLNLLLANTIKGLKDAGLIDYQSTYTLTAGYPAGKIGSTNYIRILRKDQIEYYLNEVK, from the coding sequence AAGAGGGTGTAAATGTATTTAGGCTAAATTTCTCACATGGCTCACATGAATATCATAAATCCACAATTGATAAGATAAAAGAGGCTTCAAATTCTCTTGGTATAAGAGTTGGAATCTTGCAAGATATTTGTGGGCCAAAGATTAGAGTTGGAGCTTTAAAAGAGCCATTTGAGTTAAAAGCTGGAGATAGATTAAATGTATTAAAAGATAGCATAATTGGCCATAAAAATGGAGAAATTTATGAACTTAGCATAAATCAGCCTCAAATTTTATCCTTGTTAAAAGAGGGTGAATATATATATTTATATGATGGAATGATTAAGGCAAAGGTAGTAAAATGTCTGCCAGATATGATTGAAACTGTAATAGAAAATGATGGCATACTAAGCTCAAATAAAGGGGTAAATTTCCCAAATACTAAACTAAATATTGATGTTATTACTCAAAAAGATAGAGATGATATGCTTTGGGGTGCGCAAAATGGAGTAGATTTTGTCGCTATAAGTTTTGTGCAAAATGCAAATGATATTATAAATGCTAAGGCTATATTAAAAGAGTTTGGCTCAAGTGCTAAGGTATTTGCTAAAATAGAGAAATTTGATGCAGTAGAAAATATTGATCATATTATAGAAGCAAGCGATGGTATTATGGTAGCGCGTGGAGATTTAGGAATTGAAGTGCCATACTATAAGGTTCCAAGTATTCAAAAGCTAATAATCAAAAAAGCCAATGCCGCAAACCGCCCAGTTATTACAGCTACTCAAATGATGCTTTCTATGGCTAAGAGCCAAAGTGCCACTAGAGCTGAGATTAGCGATGTAGCAAATGCTGTTTTAGATGGAACAGATGCAGTTATGCTAAGTGAAGAGAGTGCAGTGGGTATAAATCCAGTAGCAGTGGTTAAGGCTATGAGTGCGACAATATCGCAAAGTGAATCTATTTATCCATATGGTAAATTTGATGAGTTTGAATTTACCGATGAGACTGATATGGTAGCAAGTGCTAGCTCACATCTAGCTCAAAGAATTGGAGCAAATGCTATTATCTCTATTACTAGTAGTGGTTCAAGTGCAATTAAAATGGCAAGAAATCGTCCTCAAATGCCAATTATAGCTGTAACACATGATGAAAATGTGGCTAGAAGTCTTACTATTGTCTGGGGCGTTACTCCAAGTTTAGTTATCCCGCAAAATCAGTTAAATTTACTTCTAGCTAATACAATAAAAGGGTTAAAAGATGCTGGATTGATAGATTATCAATCTACTTATACGCTTACAGCAGGCTATCCAGCTGGAAAGATAGGAAGCACAAACTATATAAGAATTTTAAGAAAAGATCAAATAGAGTATTATCTAAATGAGGTAAAATAG